In the genome of Drosophila pseudoobscura strain MV-25-SWS-2005 chromosome 3, UCI_Dpse_MV25, whole genome shotgun sequence, one region contains:
- the LOC4805157 gene encoding uncharacterized protein isoform X1: MESILQVKLEQPNIKERLNLHVKRRLQQDADTPAESTELFPDLSWQGKRGKAKEPMKQRKPYQKRAEKTKTETTKCKKATQIASPALEAEPLDEQETEAVGSPEAAEHKSTSRDRYKNADILNMVLSSKKRALMQDPEVQAFWTRIMAAIKT; the protein is encoded by the exons ATGGAATCGATTCTACAGGTGAAATTGGAACAGCCCAATATCAAGGAACGTTTGAATTTGCATGTCAAGAGGCGGCTGCAACAGGATGCAGATACCCCAGCCGAGAGCACTGAGCTATTCCCTGATCTGTCTTGGCAAGGAAAGCGTGGCAAGGCGAAGGAACCTATGAAACAACGCAAACCGTATCAGAAACGAGCGGAAAAGACTAAAACGGAGACCACAAAGTGCAAGAAAG CCACGCAAATCGCCAGCCCAGCGCTGGAAGCGGAGCCACTGGACGAGCAGGAGACTGAAGCAGTAGGCTCCCCAGAGGCGGCAGAGCATAAATCCACTAGCCGAGATCGCTATAAGAATGCGGACATACTCAATATGGTGCTAAGCTCCAAGAAGCGAGCCCTAATGCAGGATCCCGAGGTTCAGGCATTCTGGACTCGAATCATGGCAGCCATCAAGACCTAA
- the LOC4805157 gene encoding uncharacterized protein isoform X2 — MESILQVKLEQPNIKERLNLHVKRRLQQDADTPAESTELFPDLSWQGKRGKAKEPMKQRKPYQKRAEKTKTETTKCKKAQRWKRSHWTSRRLKQ, encoded by the exons ATGGAATCGATTCTACAGGTGAAATTGGAACAGCCCAATATCAAGGAACGTTTGAATTTGCATGTCAAGAGGCGGCTGCAACAGGATGCAGATACCCCAGCCGAGAGCACTGAGCTATTCCCTGATCTGTCTTGGCAAGGAAAGCGTGGCAAGGCGAAGGAACCTATGAAACAACGCAAACCGTATCAGAAACGAGCGGAAAAGACTAAAACGGAGACCACAAAGTGCAAGAAAG CCCAGCGCTGGAAGCGGAGCCACTGGACGAGCAGGAGACTGAAGCAGTAG